The nucleotide sequence CTGCAGGACAGCACCCCGCTTTATCGCACGTACACACCAGCCCTTGCTGGAGCAGCAATGGATCCCCTACTCCCTGAATCTCACAATTGATTACACGAGCTGATCCAGCAGCTTACCAGGCGTACGCCTCCGGCGCCTGACCGCCGGGTCCGGGCCAGATGTCGTCAAGCGCCCTGAGGGTCTCTTCCGAGAGCGTGATGGTCAACGACCTTAAGTTCCCTTCCAGCTGCTCAAGTGTGCGCGGCCCAATGATGGGCGCAGTCACCGCAGGGTTGCTGAGCAGCCACGCCAGAGCGACATCAGCGGGCTGTTCTCCCAGATCACGGCACAATCCTTCGTAGCGCTCCAGCTGAGGCCGGTACTTCTCGATCTGAGCCTGCAACCGCTCACTAGCCCGGCGACCTTCACTCGCTTTCTGCAGGGCCCCACCGAGCAGTCCGCCGCCCAGTGGGCTCCACGGAATCAGGCCCAGTCCGAACGCCTGACATGCCGGGATCACTTCAAGCTCCACCACGCGGGCGTTCAGGTTGTACAGGCTCTGCTCGGAGACCAGGCCCATGAAGTGACGCTGCGCCGCAAGACCGTTCGCCTGGGCAATGTTCCACCCGGCAAAATTACTCGACCCGACGTACAGCACCTTGCCTTCCCGAACCAGCTGCTCCATCGCCTGCCACACTTCTTCCCAGGGCGTGGCCCGGTCTATGTGGTGCATCTGGTAGAGGTCGATGCGGTCTGTCTTCAGACGGCGCAGGCTGTCCTCACAGGCGCGCCGGATGTGGTACGCGGACAGTTTCTGGTCGTTGGGGCCCTCACCCATCTTGCCGTAGGCCTTGGTCGCCAGCACAATCTGGTCGCGCTTGCCAGGATTATTCTCCAGCCAGCGGCCAATGATCTGTTCGGTAACGCCCTCGCCCTGTTTCCATCCATACACGTTTGCCGTGTCAAAAAAGTTCACGCCGAGCTCCAGGGCCCGGTCCATGATGCGGTAGGAGTCCTCCTCACTCGTTTCTGGACCGAAGTTCATGGTGCCGAGGCAGAGGGGGCTGACCTGCAGGCCGCTGCGTCCGAGGTGACGGTACTTCATAAGACCCTCCTTGGAATACACCCGACCCTATGCTGCACTGGCCCTTGCCAGGCAGGAACAGCCCACTTTCTGAAGAACAGCTTTTTTTCCTGGCGCCTGCAAGGTGGCGCCGGTGTCGTTTCTTCCATCATCCAAGAAAGCCTCGAGCGCGGCCTGTTGCTGAAGTGCGATGGTGGAGAGCACTTTCAGAAGTCTTCAGGGCTGCACCGCTTACTCGCTCCGGTCCGGACTTGAATCCCTGATGGGGCCAAAGCATTCCCTCCGCAATCACGCGCTGTACGCACTGGACTCCGCCGCTGAACAGGTCCGCACTCACCTCCTTCAAGCAACCGTGCTGGAGTGAGAGGACGTCGCGATCCAATGAATACACCGACGTGCCACATTTTTGCTACTCCGAGCCTGATCACTGTGAAAAACTTAACGTGTGTCTGCGTACGATGACCTGTGTGATGCCCTCGAAGCCCATGGCGTCCCGGTACGCT is from Deinococcus malanensis and encodes:
- a CDS encoding aldo/keto reductase — protein: MKYRHLGRSGLQVSPLCLGTMNFGPETSEEDSYRIMDRALELGVNFFDTANVYGWKQGEGVTEQIIGRWLENNPGKRDQIVLATKAYGKMGEGPNDQKLSAYHIRRACEDSLRRLKTDRIDLYQMHHIDRATPWEEVWQAMEQLVREGKVLYVGSSNFAGWNIAQANGLAAQRHFMGLVSEQSLYNLNARVVELEVIPACQAFGLGLIPWSPLGGGLLGGALQKASEGRRASERLQAQIEKYRPQLERYEGLCRDLGEQPADVALAWLLSNPAVTAPIIGPRTLEQLEGNLRSLTITLSEETLRALDDIWPGPGGQAPEAYAW